A portion of the Agrobacterium tumefaciens genome contains these proteins:
- a CDS encoding GntR family transcriptional regulator, whose translation MNTLIKVTLADQAHQELRARIVSGRLRGGERLLPNELAADLGISPTPVKEACLKLEADGLVVNSSRRGMVVRDFTVEDVEELYAARMLLEKGAVEVAFDAGQLDEALHAQLLESLAKHREFAKSATLDDLSKALFHDRSFHTALVSAARIPVISGTHGRILDQTHTVFVSILGDYARSVEEHQNIADAIAARSKAQIIDALWRHLERSRQNTLRQVRLLREAGA comes from the coding sequence ATGAACACACTGATCAAAGTCACGCTCGCCGACCAAGCGCATCAGGAACTGCGGGCGCGCATCGTCAGCGGCAGATTGCGCGGCGGCGAACGGCTGTTGCCCAACGAACTCGCCGCCGATCTCGGCATCAGCCCCACGCCGGTCAAGGAAGCATGCCTGAAACTCGAGGCAGACGGGCTGGTGGTCAATTCCTCAAGGCGCGGCATGGTAGTACGCGATTTTACCGTGGAGGATGTGGAAGAACTCTACGCCGCCAGAATGCTGCTGGAAAAAGGCGCTGTGGAAGTGGCCTTCGATGCCGGGCAGCTGGACGAAGCCTTGCATGCGCAGCTTCTGGAAAGCCTTGCGAAACACCGCGAATTTGCCAAGAGCGCGACGCTGGACGATCTCTCCAAAGCGCTGTTTCACGATCGCAGCTTCCACACGGCCCTTGTTTCGGCCGCGCGCATTCCGGTCATTTCCGGCACGCATGGGCGCATTCTCGACCAGACCCACACGGTTTTCGTATCGATCCTTGGCGACTACGCCCGCTCTGTCGAGGAACACCAGAATATTGCCGACGCCATAGCCGCCCGCAGCAAGGCCCAGATTATCGACGCCCTATGGCGCCATCTGGAGCGTAGCCGGCAGAATACGCTGCGGCAGGTGCGTCTGCTGAGAGAGGCCGGCGCCTGA
- a CDS encoding LLM class flavin-dependent oxidoreductase, giving the protein MKKIGFLSFGHWTPSPQSQTRSAADTLLQSIDLAVAAEELGADGAYFRVHHFARQLGSPFPLLAAVGARTKSIEIGTGVIDMRYENPFYMVEDASSADLIAGGRLQLGISRGSPEQVIDGWRYFGYRPAEGQTEEDMARQHTEVFLELLKGEGFAEPNPRPMFPNPPGLLRLEPHSEGLRERIWWGSSSNATAVWAAKLGMNLQSSTLKTDETGEPFHVQQAEQIRAYRAAWKEAGHAREPRVSVSRSIFALVSDRDRSYFGYGSEGDDKIGYIDDKTRAIFGRSYAAGPEALIEQLKADEAIAEADTLLLTVPNQLGVDYNAHVIETILKQVAPALGWR; this is encoded by the coding sequence ATGAAAAAGATCGGATTTCTATCCTTCGGACACTGGACGCCCTCGCCCCAGTCGCAGACCCGCTCTGCTGCAGACACCCTGCTGCAATCGATAGACCTGGCCGTTGCTGCGGAAGAACTCGGCGCCGACGGCGCTTATTTCCGTGTCCACCACTTCGCCCGCCAGTTGGGATCACCTTTCCCGCTGCTTGCCGCCGTTGGCGCAAGAACGAAAAGTATCGAGATCGGCACCGGCGTCATCGATATGCGTTATGAGAACCCCTTTTACATGGTGGAGGATGCGAGTTCAGCCGATCTCATCGCCGGCGGACGCCTGCAACTCGGCATCAGTCGCGGTTCTCCCGAACAGGTGATCGACGGCTGGCGCTATTTCGGCTACCGCCCTGCCGAGGGCCAGACCGAGGAGGACATGGCGCGCCAGCACACCGAAGTCTTCCTCGAGCTTCTGAAGGGCGAAGGTTTCGCCGAGCCGAACCCTCGGCCGATGTTTCCCAACCCGCCCGGCCTGCTGCGGCTGGAGCCGCACTCCGAAGGGTTGCGCGAGCGCATCTGGTGGGGTTCCAGCTCCAATGCGACGGCGGTTTGGGCGGCAAAGCTTGGCATGAACCTTCAAAGCTCCACCCTGAAAACGGATGAGACCGGCGAACCCTTCCATGTGCAGCAGGCCGAACAGATCCGTGCTTACCGCGCCGCATGGAAAGAGGCTGGACACGCCCGCGAGCCTCGCGTGTCGGTCAGCCGCAGCATCTTCGCTCTCGTCAGCGATCGCGACCGATCCTATTTCGGTTACGGCAGCGAGGGTGACGACAAGATCGGTTACATCGACGACAAGACGCGCGCGATCTTCGGGCGCAGCTACGCCGCCGGACCGGAAGCATTGATCGAGCAGCTAAAAGCCGACGAAGCCATCGCCGAGGCCGACACACTGTTGCTGACCGTGCCGAACCAGCTGGGCGTCGACTACAACGCCCATGTTATCGAGACGATCCTCAAACAGGTGGCTCCTGCACTCGGCTGGCGCTAA
- a CDS encoding ATP-binding cassette domain-containing protein, with the protein MSIVVEGKGITRHYHVPGGLFGGAKTVQALKGIDFAVERGKTLAIVGESGSGKSTLARIIALIDPASGGELKIDGQPVDIAKRRPGTDMRSKVQMVFQNPYGSLNPRQKVGDVLMEPLVINTKMPASERRERAEAMLVKVGLGPEHFNRYPHMFSGGQRQRIAIARALMLNPALLVLDEPVSALDLSVQAQVLNLLRDLQEEFELTYVFVSHDLSVVRYIADDVMVISKGVAVEQGTREELFADPKHAYTRQLFAATPVTDVDAIRARVERRKAARQAATA; encoded by the coding sequence ATGAGCATCGTTGTCGAAGGCAAGGGCATTACCCGCCATTATCACGTTCCGGGCGGCCTGTTCGGCGGAGCAAAGACCGTGCAGGCGTTGAAAGGCATCGATTTTGCCGTCGAGCGCGGCAAGACGCTCGCCATCGTCGGCGAGTCCGGTTCCGGCAAATCGACGCTTGCGCGCATCATCGCGCTGATCGACCCGGCATCCGGTGGCGAGCTGAAGATCGACGGCCAGCCGGTCGATATCGCAAAGCGCCGTCCCGGCACGGACATGCGCTCCAAGGTGCAGATGGTGTTCCAGAACCCCTATGGTAGCCTCAATCCGCGCCAGAAGGTTGGCGACGTGCTGATGGAGCCGCTTGTCATCAACACCAAAATGCCGGCGTCCGAGCGTCGTGAGCGGGCTGAAGCCATGCTCGTGAAGGTTGGGCTGGGTCCCGAACACTTCAACCGATATCCGCACATGTTTTCTGGCGGCCAACGGCAGCGCATCGCGATTGCGCGGGCGCTGATGCTCAACCCCGCACTTCTGGTGCTGGACGAGCCTGTCTCGGCACTCGATCTTTCAGTGCAGGCGCAGGTGCTGAACCTGCTGAGAGATCTCCAGGAAGAGTTCGAGCTGACCTACGTCTTCGTCAGCCACGACCTTTCCGTCGTTCGCTATATCGCCGATGACGTCATGGTTATCTCGAAGGGTGTAGCCGTGGAGCAGGGCACGCGCGAGGAACTATTTGCCGATCCGAAGCACGCCTATACACGCCAGCTTTTTGCCGCCACTCCGGTGACGGATGTAGACGCCATCCGCGCCCGCGTGGAGCGCCGCAAGGCGGCACGGCAGGCTGCGACGGCTTGA
- a CDS encoding ABC transporter permease subunit, with amino-acid sequence MIRFIFGKLLYLVPTFLGITIVAFAFVRVLPGDPVLLMAGERGISPERHAQLAEQLGFSQPIWQQYLHFLGRLLQGDLGNSLVTKKPVLTEFLALFPATVELGLVAIILATLIGVPVGVIAAIRRGSWFDQISMTTALVGFSMPIFWWGLLLIIMFSGILQWTPVSGRISLMYFFPSVTGFMLIDSLISGQKGAFASALSHLILPSVVLATIPLAVIARQTRSAMLEVLGEDYVRTARAKGMSPSRVVGVHALRNAMIPVITTIGLQIGVLMAGAILTETIFSWPGIGKWMIDSISRRDYPVVQSGLLLIAGLVMIVNLLVDLTYGLINPRIRHK; translated from the coding sequence ATGATCCGGTTCATTTTCGGCAAACTTCTCTATCTCGTTCCGACATTTCTCGGGATTACCATCGTTGCCTTTGCCTTCGTTCGTGTCCTGCCGGGCGATCCCGTGCTGTTGATGGCGGGTGAGCGCGGCATTTCGCCCGAGCGGCATGCACAACTTGCCGAACAGCTCGGCTTCAGCCAGCCTATCTGGCAGCAATATCTCCATTTTCTGGGGCGGCTGCTTCAGGGTGATCTCGGCAATTCGCTGGTCACCAAGAAACCCGTTCTGACCGAGTTCCTGGCGCTCTTCCCCGCGACAGTCGAGCTTGGCCTCGTCGCCATCATCCTCGCCACACTGATCGGTGTGCCGGTCGGCGTCATCGCAGCCATCCGCCGTGGCTCGTGGTTCGACCAGATCTCCATGACGACGGCGCTGGTTGGCTTCTCCATGCCTATCTTCTGGTGGGGCCTGCTGCTCATCATCATGTTCTCCGGCATCCTGCAATGGACACCGGTGTCGGGCCGTATCTCGTTGATGTATTTCTTCCCTTCCGTCACCGGTTTCATGCTGATCGACAGCCTGATTTCGGGGCAGAAGGGTGCTTTCGCTTCGGCTCTGTCACATCTCATCCTGCCTTCGGTGGTGCTTGCCACCATCCCGCTTGCAGTTATTGCCCGCCAGACACGGTCGGCAATGCTCGAAGTCCTCGGTGAGGATTATGTGCGGACAGCGCGTGCAAAGGGCATGTCGCCGTCCCGTGTCGTCGGCGTTCACGCATTGCGCAACGCCATGATCCCGGTCATCACCACCATCGGCCTGCAGATCGGTGTGCTGATGGCGGGTGCAATCCTGACCGAAACCATCTTCTCCTGGCCGGGCATCGGCAAGTGGATGATCGATTCCATCTCGCGCCGCGACTATCCGGTCGTGCAGAGCGGCCTGCTTCTGATCGCGGGTCTGGTGATGATCGTCAACCTGCTTGTCGATCTCACCTATGGCCTCATCAATCCAAGGATCCGTCACAAATGA
- a CDS encoding ABC transporter ATP-binding protein — MSLLKIKNLTVKFATATGAFTAVNGIDVSVDKHEVLAIVGESGSGKSVSMLAVMGLLPDTATITADEMIFDGINLLAMSPQERRKLIGREITMIFQEPVASLNPSFTVGFQIEEVLRLNLGMGRSAARARALELFRSVGIPDPETKLNAYPHQMSGGQCQRVMIAIAIASKPRLLIADEPTTALDVTIQKQILDLLMDLQEEYGMALILITHDMGVVAETADRVVVQYKGRKMEEADVLSLFEAPQHPYTKALLSALPEHATGDRLPTVSDFFGKEGVQ, encoded by the coding sequence ATGAGCCTGCTGAAAATCAAGAACCTCACCGTCAAGTTTGCCACCGCCACCGGCGCGTTCACGGCCGTCAACGGCATCGACGTCTCCGTGGACAAGCATGAAGTGCTGGCCATCGTCGGCGAGTCCGGTTCCGGCAAGTCGGTCTCCATGCTCGCCGTCATGGGGCTTTTGCCCGATACGGCGACGATCACCGCCGACGAGATGATCTTCGATGGTATAAACCTGCTGGCCATGTCGCCGCAGGAGCGCCGCAAGCTGATCGGCCGCGAGATCACCATGATCTTCCAGGAGCCGGTTGCGTCGCTCAACCCGTCCTTTACGGTCGGTTTCCAGATCGAGGAGGTGCTGCGCCTCAATCTCGGCATGGGCCGGTCTGCGGCGCGTGCACGCGCACTGGAGCTGTTCCGGTCCGTCGGTATTCCCGATCCGGAAACCAAGCTCAATGCCTATCCGCACCAGATGTCCGGCGGTCAATGCCAGCGTGTAATGATCGCCATCGCCATCGCTTCCAAACCGCGTCTCTTGATCGCCGACGAGCCGACCACCGCGCTCGACGTGACGATCCAGAAACAGATCCTCGATCTGTTGATGGATCTGCAGGAAGAATACGGCATGGCGCTGATCCTCATCACCCATGACATGGGTGTCGTGGCCGAAACAGCGGACCGCGTGGTCGTGCAATATAAGGGCCGCAAGATGGAGGAAGCGGATGTGCTGAGCCTGTTTGAGGCCCCGCAACATCCTTATACCAAGGCATTGCTTTCCGCGCTGCCGGAACATGCGACCGGCGACCGCCTGCCCACGGTTTCCGACTTCTTCGGCAAGGAGGGCGTTCAATGA
- a CDS encoding M24 family metallopeptidase, translated as MADFQEALKRFQPIAVSSIAEDELGLRLRGLQAQLIQQNIKAVWLDASSSLTYYTGLSLGLSERIHGALVPAEGKPVYVSPAFEEPKLRTIRVEGEVAVWEEDESPFDLMAKRIEALGCPGHLVAIDPATPFVFASALMQRLEGRIISAQPMIVAQRQVKSAAEIAIIQAAMDASYGVQKAVFEGLRPGISTTEVADFVNAAHVALGMKPLFVAVQFGEATAYPHGVPYAQTLVDGDMVLVDLGGILHGYRSDITRTYVFGQPTERQRFLWNAERDAQAAAFDAARVGAACSDVDKAARDSLKAAGFGPDYQVPGLPHRTGHGLGLDIHEEPYIVAGNATALQPGMCFSIEPMLCVYGECGVRLEDIAYMTEAGPRWFCPPEKNLDRLFQPVAG; from the coding sequence ATGGCAGACTTTCAAGAGGCGCTGAAGCGGTTTCAGCCGATCGCGGTTTCATCGATCGCTGAAGACGAGCTCGGGTTGCGGTTGCGCGGCCTGCAAGCGCAGCTAATCCAGCAAAATATCAAGGCGGTCTGGCTCGATGCATCATCGTCGCTGACCTATTATACTGGCCTGTCGCTTGGTCTTTCGGAGCGCATTCACGGCGCCCTGGTGCCGGCAGAAGGCAAGCCGGTCTATGTCAGTCCTGCGTTTGAGGAGCCGAAACTACGGACGATCCGTGTCGAGGGCGAAGTTGCCGTCTGGGAAGAGGATGAAAGTCCTTTTGACCTGATGGCAAAGCGAATCGAAGCGCTCGGCTGTCCCGGCCACCTTGTCGCGATCGATCCTGCCACTCCTTTCGTTTTCGCATCGGCCCTGATGCAGCGTCTGGAAGGCCGCATCATTTCCGCCCAGCCGATGATTGTCGCACAGCGGCAGGTCAAATCCGCAGCCGAGATTGCCATCATCCAGGCGGCGATGGATGCGAGCTACGGCGTGCAGAAGGCCGTGTTCGAGGGGCTGCGTCCCGGCATATCCACCACGGAAGTGGCCGACTTCGTTAACGCCGCACATGTTGCGCTTGGCATGAAGCCGCTTTTCGTGGCGGTTCAGTTCGGCGAGGCGACGGCTTATCCGCATGGCGTGCCATATGCGCAGACGCTTGTTGACGGTGACATGGTGCTGGTCGATCTCGGCGGCATCCTTCATGGCTATCGTTCGGATATCACCCGCACCTATGTGTTCGGCCAGCCGACGGAACGGCAGCGTTTTCTCTGGAACGCCGAGCGGGACGCGCAGGCTGCTGCCTTCGACGCGGCCCGGGTCGGGGCTGCCTGCTCGGACGTGGACAAGGCCGCGCGCGACAGCCTGAAAGCGGCCGGTTTTGGGCCGGATTATCAGGTTCCGGGTCTACCGCATCGCACCGGCCATGGGCTTGGGCTGGATATTCACGAAGAACCCTATATCGTTGCAGGAAATGCCACGGCTCTTCAGCCGGGAATGTGCTTTTCCATCGAGCCGATGCTGTGCGTTTATGGGGAATGCGGCGTCCGTCTCGAGGATATAGCTTATATGACGGAGGCGGGACCACGCTGGTTCTGCCCGCCGGAAAAGAACCTCGACCGGCTGTTCCAGCCGGTCGCCGGGTAA
- a CDS encoding ABC transporter permease subunit — protein MSDVTTAPGVRLSDAAIRRRMIADFWFYFRQNRGAVVGLAVFLLLVLIAVFAAVIAPHDPTQQYRDALLVPPVWQDGGRTAFLLGTDAVGRDMLSRLIYGAQYSLFIGVVVVSIALVGGIVIGLVAGFFGGWVDTVIMRVMDVILAFPSLLLALVLVAILGPGLTNAMIAIAIVYQPHFARLTRAAVMSELRREYVTAARVAGAGNFRLMFKTILPNCLAPLIVQATLSFSSAVLDAAALGFLGMGAQPPASEWGTMLAEAREFILRAWWVVTLPGLTILVSVLAINLMGDGLRDALDPKLKRS, from the coding sequence ATGAGCGATGTGACCACAGCTCCCGGCGTCAGGCTTTCCGACGCCGCCATCCGCCGCCGGATGATCGCCGATTTCTGGTTCTACTTCCGCCAGAACCGTGGCGCCGTCGTCGGCCTTGCCGTCTTCCTTCTTCTGGTTCTGATCGCGGTTTTCGCAGCCGTGATTGCCCCGCATGACCCGACCCAGCAATATAGAGACGCGTTGCTCGTCCCGCCGGTCTGGCAGGATGGAGGCCGTACCGCATTCCTGCTCGGCACCGACGCTGTCGGCCGCGACATGCTGTCCCGACTGATCTATGGCGCGCAATATTCGCTGTTCATCGGCGTCGTCGTTGTTTCCATCGCCCTTGTCGGCGGCATTGTCATCGGTCTCGTCGCCGGCTTCTTCGGCGGCTGGGTGGACACTGTCATCATGCGCGTGATGGACGTCATCCTGGCGTTTCCATCGCTGCTTCTGGCACTGGTGCTGGTTGCGATCCTTGGTCCGGGGTTGACCAACGCCATGATCGCGATTGCCATCGTCTATCAGCCGCATTTCGCGCGTCTGACGCGTGCAGCTGTCATGAGCGAGCTTCGGCGTGAATATGTCACCGCCGCCCGTGTGGCGGGTGCCGGCAATTTCCGGCTGATGTTCAAGACGATTTTGCCGAACTGCCTTGCACCTTTGATCGTGCAGGCAACGCTCTCCTTCTCATCTGCCGTTCTCGATGCGGCGGCTCTCGGCTTCCTCGGCATGGGCGCGCAGCCGCCCGCATCCGAATGGGGCACGATGCTGGCCGAAGCCCGCGAGTTCATCCTGCGCGCCTGGTGGGTCGTTACCCTTCCCGGCCTGACGATCCTCGTATCGGTGCTCGCCATCAACCTGATGGGTGACGGGCTGCGCGATGCGCTCGATCCCAAACTGAAGCGGAGCTAA
- a CDS encoding SDR family oxidoreductase: protein MSGTILITGATSGFGQATARRFAKEGWKVIGTGRRAERLEALAQELGSAFHGAAFDVTEEDATKKALAALPEGFRDIDILVNNAGLALGTAPAPQVPLKDWQTMVNTNITGLLNITHHLLPTLIDRKGIVINLSSVAAHWPYAGGNVYAGTKAFLRQFSLGLRSDLHGKGVRVTSIEPGMCETEFTLVRTGGNQDASDNLYKGVNPITAEDIANTIHWVASQPKHININSLELMPVNQSFAGFQVHRES from the coding sequence ATGAGCGGTACCATCCTCATCACCGGCGCCACGTCCGGCTTCGGACAGGCCACGGCGCGGCGCTTCGCCAAGGAAGGCTGGAAGGTCATCGGCACAGGTCGGCGGGCGGAACGGCTGGAGGCGCTGGCGCAAGAACTCGGCTCCGCTTTTCACGGCGCTGCCTTCGATGTTACCGAAGAAGATGCCACTAAAAAGGCACTTGCGGCTTTGCCGGAAGGTTTCCGGGACATCGATATTCTCGTCAACAATGCGGGGCTTGCGCTCGGCACTGCACCTGCACCGCAGGTGCCGCTGAAAGACTGGCAGACCATGGTGAACACCAACATCACCGGTCTTTTGAACATCACCCACCATCTTTTGCCCACGTTGATCGACCGCAAGGGCATTGTCATCAACCTTTCCTCGGTAGCTGCGCACTGGCCCTATGCGGGCGGCAATGTCTATGCCGGAACGAAAGCCTTCCTGCGGCAATTCTCGCTCGGTCTGCGCTCCGACCTGCATGGCAAGGGCGTGCGCGTCACCTCGATCGAACCGGGCATGTGCGAAACGGAATTCACGCTTGTTCGCACCGGCGGCAATCAGGATGCCTCGGACAATCTTTACAAGGGCGTCAATCCGATCACGGCCGAGGATATCGCCAATACGATCCATTGGGTCGCCTCGCAGCCCAAGCATATCAACATCAACAGCCTCGAACTCATGCCGGTCAACCAGTCCTTTGCCGGTTTTCAAGTGCATCGGGAAAGTTGA
- a CDS encoding nucleoside 2-deoxyribosyltransferase: MTKKIYLAGPEVFLPNAREMLDLKASLAREAGFTPLSPGDLEIPPADTKIGHGCNINAIDERMMLEADAVIANLTPFRGIAADTGTSYELGFMCALGKPVFAYTNVAANHFTRIMAQYNGVAAIDETGRYRGPDGLSIENFDMVDNLMLHGGILRRGGVVIVGNATAEALYTDLEAYKRCLAAAAEKLLTQTDPDRTNLVETSS; this comes from the coding sequence ATGACAAAGAAAATCTATCTCGCCGGGCCGGAGGTCTTCCTCCCGAATGCCCGTGAAATGCTCGACCTCAAGGCCTCGCTTGCACGCGAGGCCGGGTTTACGCCGCTTTCGCCGGGCGATTTGGAAATTCCGCCCGCGGACACGAAAATCGGCCACGGCTGCAACATCAATGCCATAGACGAGCGGATGATGCTGGAAGCGGATGCGGTTATCGCCAATCTCACGCCGTTTCGCGGCATCGCCGCCGATACGGGAACGAGCTACGAACTGGGGTTCATGTGCGCGCTGGGCAAGCCGGTTTTCGCCTACACCAATGTCGCGGCCAATCACTTCACCCGCATCATGGCGCAATATAACGGTGTTGCCGCAATCGATGAAACAGGGCGCTATCGCGGCCCGGACGGTTTGTCGATCGAGAATTTCGACATGGTCGACAATCTCATGCTGCACGGCGGAATTTTGCGGCGGGGCGGCGTCGTCATCGTTGGCAACGCCACGGCAGAGGCCCTTTATACGGATCTCGAGGCGTATAAGCGCTGCCTGGCGGCCGCCGCTGAAAAATTACTGACACAGACTGATCCCGACAGAACGAATTTAGTGGAGACATCATCATGA
- a CDS encoding mandelate racemase/muconate lactonizing enzyme family protein — translation MKITAVEPFILHLPLTSESISDSTHSITHWGVVGAKITTSDGLEGYGFTGTHAHLPSDRLITSCISDCYAPLLIGEDASEHSRLWTKLARYPSLQWVGRAGITHLALAAVDVALWDLKAKKAGVPLWQYLGGARTTGVEAYNTDIGWLSFNLENLLAGSARAVEEEGFTRLKIKVGHDDPNIDIGRLAAVRKRLGSAIRIAIDGNGKWDLPTCQRFCAAAKDLNIYWFEEPLWYDDVTSHARLARNTSIPIALGEQLYTVDAFRSFIDAGAVAYVQPDVTRLGGITEYIQVADLALANRLPVVPHAGEMSQVHVHLSYWHPASTILEYIPWIKDHFEEPINVRDGVYKRPEHPGASTTPLAESIARYGKAVK, via the coding sequence ATGAAAATAACCGCTGTCGAACCTTTCATCCTGCATCTGCCGCTGACATCGGAATCCATTTCCGATTCCACCCACAGCATCACCCATTGGGGCGTCGTCGGCGCAAAAATTACGACGAGTGATGGCCTTGAGGGATACGGCTTCACCGGTACCCATGCGCATCTGCCGTCCGACCGGTTGATCACATCCTGCATCAGCGATTGCTATGCGCCTCTGCTGATCGGCGAGGATGCATCCGAACATTCGCGGCTGTGGACAAAACTTGCCCGTTATCCGTCCCTGCAATGGGTCGGCCGCGCGGGCATCACCCATCTGGCGCTGGCTGCGGTCGATGTGGCGCTCTGGGATCTGAAGGCGAAGAAGGCGGGCGTGCCACTCTGGCAATACCTCGGCGGCGCGCGCACCACAGGGGTCGAAGCTTACAATACCGATATAGGCTGGCTTTCCTTCAATCTCGAAAATCTGCTGGCGGGCAGCGCCAGGGCAGTTGAAGAGGAAGGCTTTACCCGCCTGAAAATCAAGGTCGGGCACGATGATCCGAATATTGATATCGGACGCCTCGCGGCGGTGCGCAAGCGTCTCGGCTCCGCGATACGCATCGCTATCGATGGTAACGGCAAGTGGGATCTGCCGACATGCCAGCGCTTCTGCGCGGCGGCAAAGGATCTGAATATCTATTGGTTCGAAGAACCGCTCTGGTACGACGATGTGACCAGCCATGCGCGGCTGGCACGCAACACATCCATTCCCATCGCTCTCGGAGAGCAGCTTTATACGGTGGATGCGTTCCGGTCATTCATCGATGCGGGCGCGGTTGCCTATGTCCAGCCGGATGTAACCCGACTTGGCGGCATCACCGAATATATCCAGGTCGCTGACCTCGCGCTCGCCAATCGCCTGCCTGTCGTTCCGCATGCCGGTGAGATGAGCCAGGTGCATGTGCATCTGAGTTACTGGCATCCGGCATCGACCATCCTCGAATATATTCCGTGGATCAAGGACCATTTCGAAGAGCCGATCAATGTTCGCGATGGTGTTTACAAGCGCCCGGAGCATCCCGGCGCCAGCACCACGCCTTTGGCCGAAAGCATCGCCCGCTACGGCAAAGCGGTGAAATGA
- a CDS encoding ABC transporter substrate-binding protein, whose protein sequence is MKTLTRSLLIASALAMASAVPAMAKTFVYCSEASPEGFDPSPYTAGGTFDASAHPVYNRLTEFKKGTTEVEPGLAEKWEVSSDGLEYTFHLRKGVKWHSNEKFTPSRDFNADDVIFSYNRQGDTKNPWNQYIAGITYEYYNSMEMPSLIKEIVKVDDYTVKFVLTRPEAPFLANIAMPFASIVSKEYADTLDKAGTKEDFNNLPIGTGPFKFVAYQKDAVIRYQKNADYWGEAPKIDDLIFAITPDAAVRLQKLKAGECHLMPYPAPADLATIRADSNLKLDEQPGLNVAYFAYNTTVAPFDKPEVRKALNMAMNKQAIIDAVFQGAGTVAKNPIPPTMWSYNDSIKDDPYDPEAAKKALEAAGVKDLTMKIWAMPVQRPYMPNARRTAELIQSDFAKVGVKAEIVSFEWGEYLKKSTEVNRDGAVILGWTGDNGDPDNFMGVLLSCAATGEGGANRAQWCNKEFSELLSKAKQTTDVAERTKLYEQAQVIFKEQAPWATLAHSTQFVPMSAKVSGFTMSPLGDFTFESVDIAE, encoded by the coding sequence ATGAAAACGCTGACCCGCAGTTTGCTTATAGCCTCTGCGCTTGCGATGGCTTCCGCCGTGCCCGCCATGGCGAAGACCTTCGTTTATTGCTCCGAGGCATCTCCGGAAGGCTTCGATCCTTCGCCTTACACCGCCGGCGGCACCTTCGATGCCTCCGCGCATCCGGTCTACAACCGTCTGACCGAGTTCAAGAAGGGCACGACCGAAGTTGAGCCAGGCCTTGCCGAAAAGTGGGAAGTTTCGAGCGATGGCCTCGAATACACGTTCCACCTGCGCAAGGGCGTAAAGTGGCACTCTAACGAGAAGTTCACGCCAAGCCGCGATTTCAACGCCGATGATGTGATCTTCAGCTACAACCGCCAGGGTGACACAAAGAACCCGTGGAACCAGTATATCGCAGGCATCACCTACGAATATTACAACTCCATGGAAATGCCGTCGCTGATCAAGGAAATCGTCAAGGTTGACGATTACACCGTGAAGTTCGTGCTGACCCGTCCTGAAGCACCGTTCCTTGCCAATATCGCGATGCCTTTCGCTTCGATCGTTTCGAAGGAATATGCTGATACGCTTGATAAGGCCGGCACCAAGGAAGACTTCAACAACCTGCCGATCGGCACCGGTCCGTTCAAGTTCGTCGCCTATCAGAAGGACGCGGTCATCCGCTACCAGAAGAACGCCGACTACTGGGGCGAAGCTCCCAAGATCGACGATCTGATCTTCGCGATCACGCCGGACGCTGCCGTTCGTCTGCAGAAGCTGAAGGCTGGCGAATGCCACCTTATGCCTTATCCGGCCCCGGCCGACCTCGCCACCATTCGTGCCGATTCCAACCTCAAGCTCGATGAACAGCCGGGCCTGAACGTTGCCTACTTCGCCTACAACACCACCGTTGCACCTTTCGACAAGCCGGAAGTCCGCAAGGCGCTGAACATGGCGATGAACAAGCAGGCGATCATCGACGCCGTATTCCAGGGTGCAGGCACGGTTGCCAAGAATCCGATCCCGCCGACGATGTGGTCCTACAACGACAGCATCAAGGACGATCCTTACGATCCGGAAGCTGCCAAGAAGGCTCTCGAAGCCGCTGGCGTCAAGGATCTGACGATGAAGATCTGGGCGATGCCGGTTCAGCGTCCATACATGCCGAATGCCCGCCGCACCGCCGAGCTGATCCAGTCGGATTTCGCGAAGGTTGGCGTCAAGGCCGAGATCGTCTCCTTCGAATGGGGTGAATACCTCAAGAAGTCGACTGAAGTGAACCGCGACGGTGCCGTCATCCTCGGCTGGACCGGCGACAATGGTGACCCTGATAACTTCATGGGCGTTCTGCTTTCCTGCGCTGCAACCGGCGAAGGCGGTGCAAACCGTGCTCAGTGGTGCAACAAGGAGTTCTCCGAACTGCTTTCCAAGGCAAAGCAGACCACTGACGTTGCCGAGCGCACCAAGCTTTATGAGCAGGCGCAGGTGATCTTCAAGGAACAGGCTCCGTGGGCGACGCTTGCGCACTCCACGCAGTTCGTTCCGATGTCCGCCAAGGTTTCCGGCTTCACCATGAGCCCGCTTGGCGACTTCACCTTCGAATCCGTCGATATCGCTGAGTAA